AGGCAGTAGCGCTGCTAGGCATACTTTACCCTGGACTACTTATAACAGCTGTTGCTCTACGTGCCACATCACTAGCAGCTATGACATTGGTGCTTGTCTTGGCTGCACGTGCGCCATCCACGGGCCGGGACTCTGCATGAGACATCTCGGAGACTGGTGGATGGTATGCCGTCGAGGAGGCGGAGCCGGGCGCGGATAGTCTACGAGATACTCTCTACGCTCTCGCGGGAGGGTTCTATGCCGCCTACACGGCTCTCATACGTAGCCAGGATGCCTTATGACAGATTTGCGCCGCTACTAGAGCAGCTCGCAGAGAAGGGTCTAGTAGAGATGTATGAAGAAAATGGGCGTCGGCGGGTTCGGATAACCAGGGAGGGCTTAAAGGCTCTACGTGAGCTATCCGCGGCTCTCCAGGTGCTCCAAAAGCTTGGTCTCGACGAGTACTAGCCGCCAAGTGATATGGCGGGATACTCTGAGCCTAGCCTGCTCTTCATACCCTCCCGGCGCCGCAGGGGCCCGGGAGAGTCAGAGTGTGGGGGTCTCCTAAGTCTTCATCGTAGTTAGTCTTGTGCCAGGGATCCCATGGATATTGCTCCCTAGAGAGTACTTAGGTGCTATAAGTTACAGCACTATGGTAAAAGGGTTATTAGAGGCTATAAGCTACATAAGGGTTGCCGTCAATATACGGCTACTCTTATCCGATTCCTGAGCTGGTGTACAATAAAGTCCTAGTCCTCGGGGAATTGTTATAGAACTAAGTTGAAGAACCCAACTCTATATAACTTGGTGAGGTTTTGTATGCTGTATTAACTGGGGTTTTATGTGGAGGAGGCACGGGAGGTATTCAACAACCTTGTAGAAAAGACGCTAGAGGCGCTCATGCTCCTAGAACGTATTACCGGTATGTCTATCTCGCGCGAGAAGCTTAACCGTGCTATCTATAGTGCAGTTAACGTGATATTGCATGAACTTAGCCATGCTTCGATACAAACGGTTTATCCGGAGTTAGACTCTATTCGGGAGATAGATGAGTATCTTGTCCTCTGCATAGAGGAGGTCGGTGCAAGGCTATTGGAGGTCTACGTGGCGGCAAGGATAGGCCTACCTGCCCAGAGCTTCGAAGAACACGCTAACGAGCTAAGCTGGTTCCCCGTCTTTCGGGGCAGGATAAACTCGCGGCTTCTCGAAAAGCTCTACAATGAGATGACGGAGGCCATACGGAGGAACATGTTTCGCGACTTTGTGACAGGAGAATTGCGTGACACTTGCCGCCGCATAACAATGTCGTTGGGAGGGCCACGCATAGCCGGTATACGATAGTGAAAACTCAGGACTAATCCCGTTTACAGTAGCCACGAGCCCTAGTCTAAGACAATAACAGCAACTGCTAGTATATTTGTGGAACAAGGGGTTAAGTAGCTAGCTATATTACGGTATTGTATTCCTCCGTTTCTCGAGTAGGTGCACGTTAAGGGCTCGGCCTCACCTTGCGACACCCATACCGTCTGCCGACGGATACGTCATGTCGGGTCTAGCAGGATTCTTAAGCTAGGCTGAGAAGTACAGACTACATCTCTTCTTCCGATACTTTTCACGCTAAAGGGGTTCTAACCCCATGCATGGGAACCGGGTATAAATCGCCAGAGTAGTGTTAGCTGCTGCACTCCTGGGGAGCGTTGTGCACCGCTACGTAGTCGTCGCTGCGCCCGGTCTCCCGAGAAGCCTAGCTGAGGGCCTCGCAGAGAGCCTTGGAGCTGAGCTAGTCTGGGCTGAGCATAAGCTGTTCCCCGACGGCGAGAGCTATGTGAGGATATCCGCTGGCCTGGAAGCAGCTACAGCCATTATTGCATCGACAGGATACCCGGAGCCTACGCGCCGGCTCTGGGAGGCAGCACTTCTAGCCGAGGCCGCTCGGGGCCTGGGCGCGAGCCACGTGGTAGCATTCATGGGCTACCTCCCGTATAGCCGGCAGGACCGCCGCTTTATCCGCGGCGAGCCGATCAGCGTGCGGACTGTACTCTCGCTACTAGCCTCCAGCGGCGCCGAGGCAGTAGCCACAGTTGACGTCCACAAACCTACTAGCCTCACCTGGTTCCCAGGGCCCGTAGCCAACGTGGACCCGAGCCCTGCTTTTGCGGAGAAGCTCCGCCCACTACTAGAGGCTGCCGAGAAGGTTTACGTGATAGCCCCCGACCGTGGCGCACTACCACGTGCCCACCGGCTAGCCGAGAGGCTTGGCGCCGCGTTCGACTATCTGGAGAAGCGCCGGGACCGTGTCACCGGCGAGATAACAGTGAAGCCTAAGACGCTAGACGTTAGGGGCGCGGCAGTGGTGCTGATAGACGATATAGTGAGCACTGGAGGCACGATGGCTAGGGCCGCATCTATGCTTCTCGAGCAAGGCGCCGAGACGGTGGTAGCAGCTTGTACTCACGGCTTATTCGTTGGCAATGCTATCGAGAAGCTCCGCCGCGCCGGGGTCTCCAAGATACTAGCCGCAAACACTGTGGAGCCCTCTGAGGGCGTAGAGACCGTGGATGTTAGCCGTCAAGTGGCGGAGGCAATAGACCAGCTCCTAGAGACCCTGGCAGGCTATGAGCAGGAGAAGCCAGCATAGCTAGTGGGAATCATAGTAGACAAGTATGGAGAAGGTGAGTGCCCGCGGCCTCTAGCGCCGGGCCCGGGGTCACAGCCCGCCAGAGGCGGCGGCCTCGCCCCCGGGTGTCGGCCGAGGCGCCGTGCCTTCTCCAGGTCTACCCGGGGCTTACTTGGATAACGCCCGGGAGCGCCAGCGGAGGCTAGAGGGGCGCGCTCAGCCGTGTACCGTGCGATGCCATCCGGGCGTTTCTTTAATGGGGGTAAACGTTCTGCTGGGCCAGTCTCCTGACCCTCCTAGGCTAGTTCGAGGATGCTCCGGGCTGTCAGCTTCTGGCTCGCCGGGGCCTTGGCGCAGAGGCTCCAGTGTATTGTGTAGAGCGTATAGCTAGCCCTTTCGAGAAGCACTGAGAGGAGCTGAGCCATGTCGCGGGGGATTACTCCCTCGCTGTGGGCGCGTGCTACTAGCCTGTCGCCAGCCCGGAGCCTGGTCATCGCTAGGACTATGTCTGGGTCTTCGGGTGTGCAGCCTGTTAGGCTCCAGCCGCTGGGCTGCTCGAGCCCCTCCCCAGCCTCCTCTATGAAGCGTAGCGGCTCTCTAGGGTCTACGGAGCCTGCGAGGACTCCTGGGAGGAGTCTTACTGCACGCTGTAGCTTGTAGAGCCGCTCGGCTAGCCCGGGGTCGCGGGGCTCCAGCTGTACCCGTGCCCTGGCTATCAGCGCCTCGGCCTCCTCGAGGACACCGTAGAACTCTATAACGGGGCTGTGCTTCGGCAGCCTTACCAGCCGGCCCGCTATCAGCGCCTCTGTCTCTAGGCCGATGCAGCTGCCGCCGGCACTCGGCACAGGAGAGCCCCGTGTAGTAACACCCTATAAACAGGGTATTTATCGGCATCTATGTGGCCGATTCTCCGGCTCCATTACGGGCTAGGCTGGTAGTATTCCAGCCTGGTGGGCTGTGAGGAGTATAGCTAGACTTACTGCAGGCACACTAATATTATCATCTATAAGACCACTCTTCTCAGCTAATGCTGCTGCTAGGGCTGCCAGGCCGCCAGCTGCCCCGAACACTATTAGGCCGACTGGTAGGCTTACTGCTAGGAAGCCTACTGTGCCGTCCCAGCTCTTGACGCGGCGGCGCTGCCTTATCCCCCTTATTATCCCGGTTACGCCGTCGCCAAAGCTCATGAGGAAGAGCGGGAATACTGCTATCCTAACGTCAAAGGGCCAGGCTAGGAAGGCGGCCAGGCCCCAGCTTACACAGTAGTAGACCTCGCTAATATTGCTGGGATCCTGGAACCAGGTCATAAGGCGGCCCATGCGGCGAGGGATGTAAACATAGGCGGCGAGTATGAGACCGAGGATGAGAGGCGTCCAAGGCTCCCTGAAGAGGAAGGGCACTAGGAGTGCTACGAATCCGCCGGCAGCCATGTGTATGACTTTGCGTGCGAAGTATACCCCTACGCCTTCGCCCCAGCGGCTACGCGCCCAGAGGTAGCTCCACCGCGACAGTCCGTGGACTACGAAGAGAACCCATGCTGCAAGGGGTAGGGCCCTCAAGAGGTCCTGGAGCACTAGCTGGGGGCTTACTAGGTAGGTATCGAGTATAGGCAAGTCTGCTCAAGCCTCCGGCTCTCTCGTCACCGGATGGGAGAGGCTTGTGCCGGAGGGTTATAGCTGGTACTCTTCGACGTTAGCCGTTGGCTCTAAGCCCATTGTTCTAGCACTATCTACAATGTGGGAGAGTGTTGATACGTGTTAGATCGAGGGTTCTCAGCCCGGCCTCCAGGCCAACTAATATAACCGTGGGAGCCTCGTGGGCTGTACGCCGGGGCCCACTGCATTGCCAGCGAGCATAAGGTTAGTAGCGGGTTATAAGCCGCCCGTGGGCGGCGGCCGTACACCAGAGTTTTGGAGCCGCGACCGCATAGCAGCGATAAGATATGCTGCAGAGCACGGTATGGAGAAGACTATCCTCAGCAAGCCAAAGGCTCGCGGGAGGCTTCTCGACCGCCTTGCTATACGCGACTTAGACCCCCGCGAGCTCCGGGAACTCGCTCAGAAGCTTGGCCCGGAGGGCATCGACCGGCTAGACGTTGACGCGGGCGTAGACTTCGCGGACGTACATTTACGCGTCCCAGTCTACCTGGGCGACATGAGTTTCGGAGCGCTCTCCGGCCGCCCCAATATAGCGCTAGCGAGAGCCGCCGACATAGCTGGCGCAGTAGTGGGTGTAGGCGAGGGCGGCCTCCACCCCGAGGTGGCACGGTGCAGGAACATCGTCATACAGTGGGCTAGCGGCCGCTTCGGGATAGACAGGTACATGCTCCGTCGCGGCC
The window above is part of the Pyrodictium delaneyi genome. Proteins encoded here:
- a CDS encoding winged helix-turn-helix domain-containing protein encodes the protein MPSRRRSRARIVYEILSTLSREGSMPPTRLSYVARMPYDRFAPLLEQLAEKGLVEMYEENGRRRVRITREGLKALRELSAALQVLQKLGLDEY
- a CDS encoding ribose-phosphate diphosphokinase, with product MHRYVVVAAPGLPRSLAEGLAESLGAELVWAEHKLFPDGESYVRISAGLEAATAIIASTGYPEPTRRLWEAALLAEAARGLGASHVVAFMGYLPYSRQDRRFIRGEPISVRTVLSLLASSGAEAVATVDVHKPTSLTWFPGPVANVDPSPAFAEKLRPLLEAAEKVYVIAPDRGALPRAHRLAERLGAAFDYLEKRRDRVTGEITVKPKTLDVRGAAVVLIDDIVSTGGTMARAASMLLEQGAETVVAACTHGLFVGNAIEKLRRAGVSKILAANTVEPSEGVETVDVSRQVAEAIDQLLETLAGYEQEKPA
- a CDS encoding ATP:cob(I)alamin adenosyltransferase, with the protein product MPSAGGSCIGLETEALIAGRLVRLPKHSPVIEFYGVLEEAEALIARARVQLEPRDPGLAERLYKLQRAVRLLPGVLAGSVDPREPLRFIEEAGEGLEQPSGWSLTGCTPEDPDIVLAMTRLRAGDRLVARAHSEGVIPRDMAQLLSVLLERASYTLYTIHWSLCAKAPASQKLTARSILELA